The Quercus lobata isolate SW786 chromosome 4, ValleyOak3.0 Primary Assembly, whole genome shotgun sequence genome segment GAGCTATTAAAttgtttctaacaaaaaaagtTGAGCTATTAAATGCCACTGCAGcataaccaaaataaaagaggaaaataataACCCATACAAACCTCACCTccattgcattaaaaaaaatcatatatatggCTATATTTACTTCAATTACCACATCATTTTTGAAAGGTATAGATTTGTCTTTACCACATAGAATCCAAATGCTTGGATGAGGAAGAAAATGTACTGTTGCATAAATCTGGCGTGATGAATTTACTTCAATTACCACATCATTTTTGTTCCGCAACAGCCATATATACTCTCCACCATTAAAGAAAACTGGATCTATGCAATGTGAACCAGAGAGAGTATATATGGCTGTTGCGGAACAAAAATGATGTGGTAATTGAAGTAAATTCATCGCGCCAGATTTATGCAACAGTACATTAATTTTCTTCCTCATTCAAGCAATTGGATTCTATGTGGTACAGACAAATCTTCCTGAGTCAAATGCTATACATGTGGAAGATGATAATACTCTGTGTGTGCATATCTTCTGAATCTACTCTCTCATGATCAAAAGTCCATTGatgttttttaaactttttcacAATTTCTATGTGCTTCTTTGTTTCTAGCAAGGGCTTGAAATTAGTCCTTGTTGGCATGACGATTCCTCTTGCTCCTAAATTGGAAATCGTGAGGAAAATTTTTCAGGGTGTCATGTTAATTAGTTTCATACATATAATATGTAGTCTTGTAACTTGTTTTGCAGTCATTGTAATAAACACTACTGAATGTGTCAGTGGATGTTACCCTAATTTTTGTTGAACCACATAAATTTGGTGTTCGTGTGTTTACTTTGATCTTTTTATTCTTGCTGTTTATCTTGTTTGCTTGTAAGAGATCTTAATTAACTATCACTTATTCCACaagtttaaattaataaaaaaaaaattgtgaatttaatccaatgtaataatttcattgaaatcaaGTGGACTATCATAATGAAGTAACCCAATTaactattgaatttaatttttattttataaagactATCATAATGAATTAACCCAATCATCTGGACGGTTTTTTAGCTGAAAGGTTTTATATATGCCATTCACTTAGGCAAGGACTATCATAATGAGGCCTTTTTCATGATAATTGTAACGTGGCTTGATTTTGGCAATCAAAATCGGTGACTTTGCCAATCAAAATCGGTGACTTTGCCACTTGGTTTTGGAAACCAAGAGCCTGTTTGGATCAATGGGATTTTGGATCatatcactcaattttcataattGAGTTTTCAAAATGCGTGGATCTCACAAAAACTTTTGTGTTTGGCTTGGTTTTCAACacttgtttccatcactcaaaactcaaaaatttgagatagagtgatggaaacaagaaaaaacaattgggtgttttcaaaaattgagaacTGATTCTCAATGGCAACAACGTAAATATAAGGAGCTTGTGGGGCTCATAACTTGTGTGTTGTCAAATCAGTTCAGAACTCATGTGATATtactagacatggcaaaacgggtcagaccCGTTTGAACCGACCCGTTTGACCTACAACCCGTTTGACCcgtaacccgattgacccgtttaaaaatgacccattttgacccgtgacccgctttgacccgaacccgaacccgacccgcacGTTTTGCCACGTTTACCAATGTTgagtagattgagattgaggtgtaatttttataaaatatttacttattcttttttacttaatatgttaagtactccattatagtttgtaattttttacttgccaccttcattttctcttcctactttAAATAGATTGAAGATTATACCAAGATTAGTTTCTAGAAAGCTAGAACAAGAGTTGCACCAAATTTGGGTATCAATTCAAGTGTTTAGTGGTAATTGGTAATAATATCACTAGTGAAAATCTAATCACAATTAAGGAACTCATAAACAATTAACAGATTGcatctatttccaaaaaaaaataaaaaattgtttgaaaaatgcGGGTCAACTTGACCCGACTCACGACCCAACTCAACCCGTGACCCGTttgacccgcaacccgattgacccgttttcaaaatgacccgttttgacccgtgacccgtttGACCCGCAAACCcaattgacccgacccgacctgaCCCACCCGTTTTGCCACATCTAGAtattaccgttgcaaatttgggCTTCAACATTTCACACTTCTCTCAAAATATTTCAGCCAaaattttccctctttctcactTTCCTCTCTCCATCTTGTCACACATGCATGATGTCCAAAAGCAAGTTACACACGGTGTTAGACATCCTGGAAAGCAAGGACTTGCGAATTAAGTCCCAGTTGGTTTAGGACTCTTGTAGCCGCAAGTAAGGCTAGTCAAATTGGCAGAGTCACtatcaagaaaatattaaaagtaaagttaatctaaatatattaattaataaaaaaattaaataaataattgtaaacAAATGTAACTACAAACATATGTTTTCTATCATTAAAATAAACGAACAAATATAACCAATTCATAATTACTAATAATCAAAGGAAAAGATTAATCTATGTACATAAATTTTAGACATCTAATTTGattctttaaaatatattaagataataaattcatcttatagtctatatatataaccgaagcttttaactttttattgacCTCTCCAAAGTTTGccacatcattatcatttttttaaataaaattatttttgcttagTCTAAACTTAACAAGGGGTGAaattctatctctctaacaaatcCAACTTGAACTCAAACTTatcattgtcatttttttaaaacaaaattatttttgcttagtccaaacttaacaaggagcgAAACTCTATCTTTTTAACAAGTCCAAGTCAAACTCAAATCTAAacgttgataatttatctccaaatttgcgaGGTTTATCATCAATACTATAAAAGCAGTgcaaacccctttttttttaataaccgagtagaggtatgagctcttcttctattattttcttctcctctactttgttttttttttttttttaattgttttatgatttttcatgtatttttcaAATGTAATTTTCATACATGAATCACTAAACTCTCTATAGCcgttttttacaagataaaaaaacttgcaataattgaaatttaagattGCTACTATTGCATATGTCTTTGCTTCACCTCATGATATGAAAGTATGTTAATTTCTTGGGTAGAAAGcttatatatgatatattaagaAGAGGTATGACTTTCATTATTTCAACATGGGCTCCTGCTCAACATTTTTTAGCGTGTGTTACATGATGATAAGGTTCATTTAAAGTTTAGtcttgttaaaatttaaaatttattgctttatagattcatgtacttttttctttttcttatatttctcttttgaatagtcatatattttttgaattgttttaataacttattctttaattatataccTTTTTTGGCATATTAgaagttttaacatttgaatttgtgtagtcacacacacacacacacacacacacacacacatacatacatacatacatatatatatatatatatatatatgtacatacatattttatctataatttgtaggttctaaatcttttgatttttttcaatagttatagCCTTAGATTATTCTTTCAAATGTAACCtatatttctcttatatttctctattgtttaatcatatatatcttgttttgtttcaataatttctaaacaGTGAATCATcctattctttaatattttttggtctttcagaagttttaatatctgaattttgagttatttttttgtagtatCTGAAATtgtctaacaaattttttataagtcattgcacgttcaagcaatgacttcttcatcgaattgtaacacaaattgaagtcatacaaaaacaaatcacgCAATGATGtagtttcttaattaatttaaaattttataaaattattttagtttaccGCACAAATAGATATGTTCCCATATGTAGCACGGGTTAGTGACTAATATAAACTATTAAGAATATAGCAAATACCTGTAAAGCTGAAGGTCCTCAAtaccaacaaattaaaatttaggcctaaaaaaaaagggaaaatttttcttaccaaactagtttggagagaaccgcttcaaatttctcatttatctttttattgaatgtgaattttgtaAATCTAGCCATtgaattgtatttaatttttgttctgaacatacatatcaaattttgttcaaatcaaatagtatttactatttgattaataaacttattttttatgcataattttatactacaaaaacttgaaatttaaatatttgattgatgacatagctattagtctttaattttcttaaaattttgtaagtatgaaggatataataaaaacatgcaatccaatagttagattttcaaatttcacatcTAATAACTCCAaaccttttccaaaaaaaagaaaaaggccaaCTAATTCACTATATAATAAGCaacattagtatttttttttactttagttAATTGCACATTTTATTCCCCACTTGGGCTTGATTATTTAGCAcccataaacaaaagaaattgtGTAGATCTAGCTAACGAAAAACAATAATTTCTCAGAAATgggaacaaaattttattaccaCATTACATACCAAAGAAACATTTACAATAAGTTGAGCTAATTAAATGCCACTGCAgcacaaccaaaataaaaaggaaaataataaccCATACAAACCTCACCCccattgcattaaaaaaaaaaatcatatatttttgcCCCTTCTGTCTGAGAATTACACACATATTATCTTGTCACTTGCCTTGAATGCGCAAAGTAAATTCATGCAAGGCTAGAAGAACTTCCTTCAACCTGTCTTTGGTCTCTGCATTGACCAAGTTACCATCTTTATCAAACTTTGCAGGAGGTTCGAATGCATTCAAGCAAAACAATGGCTTATTAATGAAATGAATATCAAGAAAAACTCCGACTTGGCGAAGATGATACTGTGCTCGTTCACCACCACCACTTCCTCCAGTACTTATAATGGCAGCAGCCTTGTTAGCCCAAGCATTTGGTGGTCTAGATGCCCAGTCAACAGCATTCTTCAAAGGTGCTAAGAAAAGAAAGCACAATACATGCACAAAAATTGTAAGTTATACTGCTGTTATGTGTCCATGAAAACTCAATtggcttaattaaaattatatgaaatctaatattctttttcttgaccctaaattaaataaatcttgTATAATCCATAAATCGAttaagtgtatgtttggatGCGGCGTTTTGTatgctgcattttttttttttttttttgagcacaCGTTTTACCCCAACGtgattactgttcatgtactgtacaTGAATAGTAGTCGCAACTTTTGACCAATCTTGCGTGAACATTGCATCCGTGCACTgtttatggacccacaaatttcattttttatcaatttttttattaaaaatgggtctcacagcactatttacacatttaaaaattattttgctacagtgttttcaatttttaattctcaatttcaacaaaataagttttatctaaacagaccctaagaACCAATTTCTACATTTGCCAAGTATGATTCTAATCATTGttaattaaaatagtttttggTTCACCTGTCcctagagaaaagaaaaagaagcgattttctaaaaattctCTTACGCTCTAATTAATGTTTGGTCTGTTAtggcatgcatgcatgcatagataacttttctttttctttttcttttttttaaaagtgatcagaaacatatttcaatttttttctctgggtatcaaattaaatttcatttcaaaatagATGAGACATGGAcagaaattatattatttctaCTAAAACCATAAACTTATCCTTcaaactagatttttttttttttgttggggggggggggggtggttgtaCAACTCTCTtagatttatattaaattataatgatttttacaaagaataaattatattttaataatcatCTATGCACAGCAAAATACACCACTTTAAGCACTTCATTTCTCAAGATTCTTAAACGGAATTAATTAGCAAACGCCAATTTCCACAGAAAAAGCTCAATATATTggagaatgagagaaaagagGGGTACCAGCGAGGGAAAAGTTGTACTCAGGCGAAGCAAAAAGAACACTATcagcttcttttattttctgacGGAAATCTTCAACTTCTGGTGGAAATGTTCCCTGGCCTTCAAGGTCAGTATTTAGCAAAGGTAGCTGGTCGATTTCTACGTACTCTATATCAATTCCTTTGACTGACTCTTGGCTTAGTTGGATTgctacaacaaatttttatcATATCAAAAACTCATTTCACATAGAGAAAAATTTATCATCAGAAGAATTAAGGAAATAActaatcaacaaataaatatcCTTATATAAAACATGGGTAAAATCTAAGTCAagataatttaattagtaaataGTACGTTCTTATTCATccatatgcaattttttttttttaagtaacaaTGCCAAAAATTAAGTGTGAATTCTTCTACAGCTTCTTATTGACTTGTGAGACATGCAAATCAATGAATTAATTGTTTCGTTATCTTAATGTTTTGTACAACTTATAATGCTAGCTAggaacatatataattttttgggaaattttcattttaaacctTATAGTTATAGGGGTGTAACAAATTCAATCTTGTtgttttaaaagtaaaaaaactaaaccctaatattttaataaataaaaaaaattaaatcttaagatttcaaaaaataactaattaaatCTCACCCTATTCAAAGGTTACaacattaaattataaatttattataaggttaatatgattttttttttcttttcccttttttttcccaaattgttAAGGTgataaattatgaatttaattaattacattTCTTTTCATAATAAGTTATAAATGAACTAAGTTGTTGATAAACAAATTGATGAGCTCAACTCGAGAACAAACTTGAACTTTTAATACTCAATTCAACTTGGTGTATTTATAGTCAATAATAATATGGCAGctcaacaattatatataaaagaaactttgtgaaaaaaaaaatctttagtcATCAGaactatttataataaataagagaaaaaagtgACAGAAATTACGTACCAGCTTGAATGAGGCCTCGGTGGTAGGAACCTTCACGGAGAGACCCACATATTGCTGCCACTTTGATTATAGGTTTCACTTCATTTGTTGCCTCCatctctctatctttctttgTGTATCAAATCGTAGAAACTAGAATGTACAAATGCAATGCAATGTCTCTCTTTATATCTAAGTCGAACGAACAATATTAATGTACAAAATTAAAACTGCAAATTAATGCAAtgaaatctctctcttttatgtAAAAGTCTTATCTGAAAATGCAA includes the following:
- the LOC115987038 gene encoding NADPH:quinone oxidoreductase-like, which translates into the protein MEATNEVKPIIKVAAICGSLREGSYHRGLIQAAIQLSQESVKGIDIEYVEIDQLPLLNTDLEGQGTFPPEVEDFRQKIKEADSVLFASPEYNFSLAAPLKNAVDWASRPPNAWANKAAAIISTGGSGGGERAQYHLRQVGVFLDIHFINKPLFCLNAFEPPAKFDKDGNLVNAETKDRLKEVLLALHEFTLRIQGK